From the Lathyrus oleraceus cultivar Zhongwan6 chromosome 4, CAAS_Psat_ZW6_1.0, whole genome shotgun sequence genome, one window contains:
- the LOC127073754 gene encoding uncharacterized protein At5g01610 gives MDKAMTKLGSFWVSKKAKEEISHITNDLSSFSNTVEDKAKLFINKLKGKTQKALPDLLRENNLPPGLFPRNITCYEFDESKGKLIVHLSSPCEVCFKDSSIVRYSNRVKGTLSKGKLIVIDGMKTKVLMWVKVTSVYVESYKSDKVWFTTTGVKKSRPKDAYEMPREAIKVEEF, from the exons ATGGATAAAGCTATGACGAAACTTGGAAGCTTTTGGGTCTCCAAGAAAGCCAAGGAAGAGATTTCCCACATAACCAACGACTTATCT TCTTTCTCAAATACGGTTGAAGACAAGGCTAAACTTTTCATCAACAAGCTCAAAG GAAAAACTCAGAAAGCCTTACCGGATCTCCTACGAGAGAACAACCTTCCTCCAGGTCTGTTTCCTCGTAACATAACATGCTATGAGTTTGATGAATCAAAAGGAAAGTTGATAGTGCACTTGTCGTCCCCTTGTGAGGTATGCTTCAAGGACTCATCCATTGTGAGATATTCTAATCGTGTGAAAGGGACACTGTCAAAGGGGAAACTCATTGTTATAGATGGTATGAAAACCAAGGTTCTTATGTGGGTTAAGGTCACAAGTGTTTATGTTGAGAGTTATAAGTCTGACAAAGTATGGTTCACTACTACTGGTGTTAAGAAATCAAGGCCTAAAGATGCCTATGAAATGCCTCGTGAAGCTATTAAGGTTGAAGAGTTTTGA